A part of Acipenser ruthenus chromosome 50, fAciRut3.2 maternal haplotype, whole genome shotgun sequence genomic DNA contains:
- the LOC131722022 gene encoding zinc finger protein 883-like yields MLCSQLLNRILCAVMDSVEMESVQIKEEFPELEPLPFTMEFFGLASLPMKQELCEMQCDSSQPEVSEIKAEHHELEITQTEEPLPVKQEEVLEIVCIKREPPEVEFDHMEPGKEEPEDFKPNIPELEPVRLRECSVVLERICVRERGAGEEGSLNSMQGGGQGDGQSHSECSLAGSSPAAKARAGGGEYPDCGKGFTQIGHLNKTQRTHTGEKPYHCSDCGKSFNHFRNLKQHQRIHTGEKPYRCSDCGKSFSVKQGLQNHQRTHTGEKPYHCSDCGKSFRVKQGLQSHQWTHTGEKPYRCSDCGKSFTVKQSLQYHQWTHTGEKPYRCSDCGKSFSRADSLVSHQRTHTGEKPYRCSDCGKSFHFKQGLQNHQRTHTGEKPYSCSDCGKSFSRADSLVSHQRTHTGEKPYRCSDCGKSFGHSGTLKAHQQTHTGEKPYCCSDCGKIFSCKQVLQKHQRIHRREKL; encoded by the exons CAACTTCTAAACAgaatcctgtgtgctgtcatggacagtgtggagatggaatctgtccagattaaagaggagttccctgaacttgaacctctCCCCTTTACAATGGAGTTctttgggctggcttccctccccatgaaacaggagctctgtgagatgcaatgtgacagcagtcagccagaggtctctgagattaaagctgagcaccaTGAATTGGAGATcacccagacagaagaaccccttcctgtgaaacaagaagaggtgctggaaattgTCTGTATTAAacgggagccccctgaagtagagtttgaccacatggaaccagggaaggaagaaccagaggacttcaaaccaaacatccctgagctggagcctgtacgcctgcgggagtgtagcgtggtgctggagagaatctgtgtgagagagcgaggcgctggagaggaaggctctctcaacagcatgcaaggaggtggacagGGAGATGGGCAgtcacattcagaatgcagtctagcag gttccagtccagcagctaaagcgagggcaggcggtggagaatatcctgactgtgggaaaggtttcacgcAGATAgggcatttaaacaaaacccaacgaactcacacaggcgagaaaccgtatcactgctctgactgtgggaagagtttcaatcattttagaaacctaaaacaacaccagcgaattcacacaggagagaaaccgtatcgctgctctgactgtgggaagagtttcagtgtgaaacaaggccttcaaaaccaccagcgaactcacacaggagagaaaccgtatcactgctctgactgtgggaagagtttccgtgtGAAACAAGGCCTTCAAAGCCACCAGtggactcacacaggagagaaaccgtatcgctgctctgactgtgggaagagtttcactgtgAAACAAAGCCTTCAATACCACCAGtggactcacacaggagagaaaccgtatcgctgctctgactgtgggaagagtttcagtcgggcagacagccttgtttcacaccagcgaactcacacaggagagaaaccgtatcgctgctctgactgtgggaagagtttccattttaaacaaggccttcaaaaccaccagcggactcacacaggagagaaaccgtattcctgctctgactgtgggaagagtttcagtcgggcagacagccttgtttcacaccagcgaactcacacaggagagaaaccgtatcgttgctctgactgtgggaagagtttcggtCACTCAGgaaccctgaaagcacaccagcaaactcacacaggagagaaaccgtattgctgctctgactgtgggaagattTTCAGTTGTAAACAAgtccttcaaaaacaccagcgaattcacagaagaGAGAAACTTTAA